The Palaemon carinicauda isolate YSFRI2023 chromosome 33, ASM3689809v2, whole genome shotgun sequence genome contains a region encoding:
- the LOC137626126 gene encoding uncharacterized protein: MYLALPGYDANVFVLVLEPIHIADLSGIKRATTRTFPGADVGSNHDLVFVNFKLRLKTIKKPKNTRMKFNLDRLRDPNIAVSFKATVGGKFAPLLTLEEDHSMETMTAQFNKVMIESANETLGNVCRKTQRWITDEIMDMCDKRRELKKNKTTPTGATEYREINRKIRKSMNQAKEDWIGKQCTEIEEKLEKNNSRQAFQIVKVLTKPKQARVSTIQDKAGNCLTEEDILKRWTEYCSDLYNYQTNGDPNVTSCHKSSNDDDFPVLREEVEEAIRSLKPGKAAGVDNIPAELIKHGGETVTDILTSICNIIWQTGE; encoded by the exons ATGTATTTGGCTCTGCCTGGTTATGATGCAAATGTTTTTGTACTTGTCCTTGAGCCTATCCACATTGCAGATCT ATCGGGGATCAAGAGAGCTACGACACGAACTTTCCCTGGTGCAGATGTTGGTAGCAACCATGATCTGGTGTTTGTGAACTTCAAACTCAGGCTGAAGACAATCAAGAAGCCCAAGAACACCAGGATGAAATTCAACCTGGACAGGTTGAGGGACCCCAACATCGCAGTCTCCTTTAAGGCAACAGTTGGAGGGAAGTTTGCCCCACTGTTAACGCTTGAGGAAGACCACAGCATGGAAACGATGACAGCTCAATTCAACAAAGTCATGATAGAGTCTGCAAACGAAACGCTTGGAAACGTTTGCAGGAAAACACAGCGATGGATCACAGATGAAATCATGGATATGTGCGACAAAAGAAGAGAACTGAAAAAGAACAAGACCACACCCACCGGAGCAACAGAGTACAGAGAAATCAACCGCAAGATAAGAAAAAGCATGAACCAAGCCAAAGAAGATTGGATTGGAAAACAGTGTACAGAAATTGAGGAAAAGCTGGAGAAGAACAACAGTAGGCAAGCGTTCCAAATCGTGAAAGttctaacaaaaccaaagcaagcACGAGTCAGTACCATCCAAGACAAAGCAGGGAACTGCCTCACGGAAGAAGACATACTCAAGAGGTGGACAGAGTACTGTTCTGACCTTTACAACTACCAGACCAATGGAGATCCCAATGTAACATCGTGCCACAAATCATCTAACGACGACGACTTCCCAGTTCTAagagaagaagtggaggaagcGATCAGATCGCTAAAACCTGGAAAAGCTGCAGGAGTAGACAACATCCCTGCAGAACTTATAAAGCATGGCGGAGAGACAGTGACCGACATCCTCACTAGCATCTGCAACATCATCTGGCAGACAGGTGAATGA